Proteins from a single region of Hordeum vulgare subsp. vulgare chromosome 6H, MorexV3_pseudomolecules_assembly, whole genome shotgun sequence:
- the LOC123401339 gene encoding uncharacterized protein LOC123401339, protein MAGPGGKPSSASANGTKAPPPPAAPGGSGIAKRLPRLAFVFLLALLYRQLQAPPPKTCGSPGGPPVTAPRIRLSDGRHLAYHESGVPREQAKHKIVFVHGFDSCRYDALRVSPELAQELGIYIVSFDRPGYGESDPHPARTEKSIALDIAELADSLHLGSRFYLVGFSMGGEIMWSCLKHIPHRLAGVSILGPVGNYWWSGFPSNVSWDAWYQQIPQDQWAVRVAHHAPWLTYWWNTQKFFPASSVISFNPAILSREDTAMIPMFASRPCASKARQQGEHESLHRDMIVGFGKWGWSPLEMENPFPGDEADVHLWHGAEDLIVPVGLSRYIAQRLPWVQYHELPTAGHLFPMADGMGDVILRTMLLGEK, encoded by the exons GTATAGCCAAAAGGCTTCCCCGCCTTGCATTCGTGTTCCTGCTTGCACTTCTGTACCGTCAGCTTCAGGCTCCGCCTCCAAAAACCTGCGGATCCCCAGGCGGCCCTCCGGTCACCGCGCCGAGGATCAGGCTCAGTGACGGCAGGCACTTGGCTTACCATGAGTCTGGTGTCCCCAGGGAACAGGCCAAGCATAAGATCGTCTTCGTCCATGGATTCGACTCATGCAGATACGACGCCCTCCGAGTATCACCC GAGCTGGCGCAGGAGCTCGGGATCTACATTGTGTCCTTCGATCGACCTGGATATGGCGAGAGTGACCCTCATCCTGCGAGGACGGAGAAGAGCATCGCCTTGGACATCGCAGAGCTAGCTGACAGCCTGCATCTCGGGTCCAGGTTCTACCTCGTCGGGTTCTCCATGGGCGGCGAGATCATGTGGAGCTGCCTCAAGCACATCCCACACAG GCTTGCTGGGGTGTCTATCCTCGGCCCCGTTGGCAACTACTGGTGGTCAGGCTTCCCGTCGAACGTGTCGTGGGACGCGTGGTACCAGCAGATCCCTCAGGACCAATGGGCCGTCCGCGTTGCGCACCACGCACCCTGGCTGACCTACTGGTGGAACACCCAGAAGTTCTTCCCGGCCTCCAGCGTCATCTCCTTCAACCCCGCCATCCTCTCGAGAGAAGACACGGCCATGATCCCCATGTTCGCATCCCGACCTTGCGCG AGCAAGGCGAGGCAGCAGGGGGAGCACGAGAGCCTGCATAGGGACATGATCGTCGGGTTCGGAAAGTGGGGTTGGAGCCCGCTGGAGATGGAGAACCCGTTCCCCGGCGATGAGGCGGATGTGCACCTATGGCATGGCGCGGAGGACCTCATCGTGCCCGTTGGCCTCTCACGGTACATCGCGCAGAGGCTGCCATGGGTGCAGTACCATGAGCTGCCCACGGCCGGGCACCTCTTCCCCATGGCCGATGGCATGGGGGATGTCATCCTCAGGACGATGTTGCTCGGGGAAAAATGA
- the LOC123401338 gene encoding uncharacterized protein LOC123401338 has product MIEQFVNFVIRPPRSEYNPDQYLWEREFMLAGRRYKRIDLELTNARGHTLKCSHYLPAFVPENIALPCVIYCHGNSGCRADANEAAVALLPSNITVFTLDFSGSGLSDGDYVSLGWHEKEDLKCAVSFLRTNKQVSRIGLWGRSMGAVTSLLYGAEDPSIAGMVLDSAFTNLYGLMMELVDVYKIRVPKFTVKMAVQYMRRTIQKRAKFDIMDLNVVKLAPKTFIPALFGHGLNDMFIQPHHCDHIHEAYGGDKSMVKFEGDHNSPRPQSYYDSVSIFFYNTLHPPQLPASRSNKLHVGALKVGTMTNESLFFDIINGLRAVRTDAGSSSTDAHGFRNATTSVVELLSESANQLSIKNDSDLDFLLDENHNLSGADGDSVGLRLPDKTSRHNEESCSYTSSNRESWGRCSSLGATSDGSFSRGIGDKHENMTVNALATPRRHEQRKLAKSSPPKTKEKKIHALWKKLKREREEMGDSLSQRLRMCLGQSPRHRRTQSSSGHPL; this is encoded by the exons ATGATCGAGCAGTTCGTCAATTTCGTCATCCGGCCGCCTCG GTCAGAGTATAATCCAGATCAGTACTTATGGGAGAGAGAGTTTATGCTCGCAGGGCGAAGGTATAAACGAATAGACTTGGAG CTCACAAATGCAAGGGGCCATACCTTAAAATGCAGCCACTATCTTCCTgctttcgttccagaaaatatTGCCCTCCCGTGTGTGATCTACTGCCATGGAAATAG CGGATGCAGAGCAGACGCAAATGAAGCCGCTGTAGCACTTCTTCCTTCAAACATCACAGTTTTCACACTAGACTTTTCTGGTTCAGGTCTATCAGACGGAGATTATGTCAGCCTTGGTTGGCATGAG AAAGAGGACCTCAAATGTGCAGTATCATTCCTGCGCACCAACAAGCAAGTTTCCCGTATAGGCCTTTGGGGGCGATCGATGGGTGCTGTTACAAG CCTACTATATGGAGCAGAAGATCCCTCAATTGCTGGCATGGTTTTGGATAGTGCTTTCACCAACTTGTATGGCTTGATGATGGAACTTGTGGATGTTTACAAAATCCGAGTTCCTAAATTCACG GTTAAGATGGCTGTACAGTACATGCGACGAACCATTCAGAAAAGAGCAAAATTTGACATAATGGACCTTAATGTCGTAAAG CTTGCTCCCAAGACATTTATTCCTGCATTATTTGGACATGGTCTGAATGACATGTTTATTCAGCCTCACCACTGTGATCATATTCACGAAGCATATGGG GGGGATAAGAGTATGGTAAAATTTGAGGGTGACCATAATTCCCCAAGACCTCAATCATACTATGATTCGGTTTCGATATTTTTTTACAATACTCTGCACCCTCCCCAGTTGCCTGCATCACGCTCAAATAAGCTGCATGTAGGTGCTTTAAAAGTTGGTACCATGACCAATGAG AGTTTGTTCTTTGATATCATCAATGGTCTGAGGGCAGTTAGAACCGATGCAGGCAGTTCATCAACAGATGCACATGGCTTTCGAAATG CTACAACTTCGGTGGTCGAATTACTATCGGAGAGCGCGAATCAGTTGTCCATTAAGAATGACAGTGACTTG GATTTCCTCTTAGATGAGAATCATAACCTATCTGGTGCGGATGGTGATAGTGTTGGACTGCGTTTGCCG GATAAAACCAGTAGGCACAACGAGGAGTCCTGCTCATACACAAGCTCAAACAGAGAAAGTTGGGGCAGATGTTCATCGTTAGGTGCGACGAGTGATGGATCATTCTCACGCGGCATTGGTGACAAGCATGAG AACATGACGGTAAATGCTCTGGCCACGCCGCGGAGACACGAACAGAGGAAACTAGCCAAATCGTCGCCCCCGAAaacgaaggagaagaagatccATGCCCTGTGGAAGAAGCTCAAGCGCGAGAGGGAGGAGATGGGGGACAGCCTCTCCCAGCGCCTGAGGATGTGCCTCGGGCAGTCTCCTCGTCACAGGCGAACCCAATCGTCATCTGGACATCCACTATAG